Proteins encoded within one genomic window of Micromonospora halotolerans:
- a CDS encoding carbohydrate ABC transporter permease, translating into MSRDLSRRTKLVLYGVLLVLAIPFVFPTWWMVTSSLKPVADIFAFPPDLLPTNPRLDAYRRVFELQPFGQQYLNSLYIALLVTVGTLAVSALAGYAFARIRFRGQNVLFLVVLAGLLIPSEVTIVPLFQMFFKLGLVNTHWPLILVPIFGAPSVLATFIMRQFFISLPGELEEAARVDGLGRFATFWRIALPLSRPALGAVAIFTFLHSWNLYLEPIVFLSSPEKFTLPQALTQFVDAYGGPMWDVQLAAASMTALPVLVVFVIAQKQFVEGLAHTGLKG; encoded by the coding sequence ATGAGTCGTGACCTGTCGCGGCGGACCAAGCTGGTGCTCTACGGGGTGCTGCTGGTCCTGGCGATCCCGTTCGTCTTCCCGACCTGGTGGATGGTCACCTCGTCGTTGAAGCCGGTGGCGGACATCTTCGCCTTCCCGCCGGACCTGCTGCCCACCAACCCGAGGCTCGACGCGTACCGGCGGGTGTTCGAGTTGCAGCCGTTCGGGCAGCAGTACCTGAACAGCCTCTACATCGCGCTGCTCGTCACGGTCGGCACCCTGGCCGTGTCGGCGCTGGCCGGGTACGCCTTCGCCCGCATCCGGTTCCGCGGCCAGAACGTGCTGTTCCTCGTCGTCCTCGCGGGCCTGCTCATTCCCAGCGAGGTGACGATCGTTCCGCTGTTCCAGATGTTCTTCAAGCTCGGCCTGGTCAACACCCACTGGCCGCTGATCCTGGTGCCGATCTTCGGCGCGCCCAGCGTGCTGGCGACGTTCATCATGCGGCAGTTCTTCATCAGCCTCCCCGGCGAGCTGGAGGAGGCGGCCCGCGTCGACGGCCTGGGCCGTTTCGCCACCTTCTGGCGGATCGCCCTGCCGCTGTCGCGGCCCGCGCTGGGCGCGGTGGCCATCTTCACCTTCCTGCACAGCTGGAACCTCTACCTGGAGCCGATCGTGTTCCTCTCCTCGCCGGAGAAGTTCACCCTGCCCCAGGCGCTCACCCAGTTCGTCGACGCCTACGGCGGCCCCATGTGGGACGTCCAGCTGGCCGCGGCGTCGATGACCGCGCTGCCCGTCCTGGTGGTCTTCGTCATCGCGCAGAAGCAGTTCGTCGAGGGCCTCGCGCACACCGGCCTCAAGGGATGA
- a CDS encoding DUF4127 family protein produces MRRRTLLATGVAGLATVAIGRPAVAGPAGRQPTVALVPLDDRPVNTYAPQMTAASAGARVQLPPRELLGRFFTPGDGAAIARWLGTTDGADGYVISVSMLAYGGLIASRTAAPTLAAALDNLAAIRSLRATRPDAVIEVHDTIQRLAVTSTGTELDKYRDALVSWAKLYDQVVNLGQEELRAQLDAVRAQIPDQVVEDYLAARARNHQVNRLMVEWVADGTISHLVLSEDDTAPVGLARAERVELEALVADLGVGDRVEIFPGADEVDALLVARVIAAGTTPTYRIEYAGVSGESWTAQLEGIPFAENIRRHVAAVGGRVVTGDADIVLAVNTPSAAPAQRAADLDAFVGRTGELLAAGTPVIVVDPLIVNKADHDLVARMESRLDLAALLSYSGWNTGGNALGLALGHGTARWAYLRSSGGGSGVPELRGPGQAHAEYLLYRFVKDDPWKNIVQVEAYAHARAQGWDPLALTPEQKTYFDGWVRERLVPLTERYFADHFAGHRIVLGRRGAKTFTATLARFESARVELPWDRLFEVILEPRLQLS; encoded by the coding sequence ATGAGAAGACGTACCCTCCTGGCCACCGGCGTGGCCGGGCTGGCCACCGTGGCCATCGGCCGGCCCGCCGTCGCCGGGCCCGCCGGCCGGCAGCCGACCGTGGCACTGGTGCCGCTGGACGACCGGCCGGTCAACACCTACGCGCCGCAGATGACCGCGGCGAGCGCCGGCGCCCGCGTGCAGCTGCCGCCACGGGAGCTGCTGGGCCGCTTCTTCACCCCCGGCGACGGGGCCGCCATCGCCCGCTGGCTCGGCACCACCGACGGCGCCGACGGGTACGTGATCTCGGTCAGCATGCTCGCCTACGGCGGCCTGATCGCCTCCCGCACCGCCGCGCCGACCCTGGCCGCCGCCCTGGACAACCTGGCCGCCATCCGGAGCCTGCGCGCAACCCGGCCGGACGCGGTGATCGAGGTGCACGACACCATCCAGCGGCTGGCCGTCACCAGCACCGGCACCGAGCTGGACAAGTATCGCGACGCGCTGGTCAGCTGGGCGAAGCTCTACGACCAGGTGGTGAACCTCGGGCAGGAGGAGCTGCGCGCCCAGCTCGACGCCGTCCGGGCGCAGATCCCCGACCAGGTCGTCGAGGACTACCTCGCCGCGCGGGCCCGCAACCACCAGGTCAACCGGCTCATGGTCGAGTGGGTCGCCGACGGCACCATCAGCCACCTCGTGCTCTCCGAGGACGACACCGCGCCGGTCGGCCTGGCCCGGGCCGAGCGGGTGGAACTGGAGGCGCTGGTCGCCGACCTCGGCGTCGGCGACCGGGTGGAGATCTTCCCCGGCGCCGACGAGGTCGACGCGCTGCTGGTCGCCCGCGTCATCGCGGCCGGCACGACGCCCACCTACCGCATCGAGTACGCCGGCGTCTCCGGCGAGAGCTGGACCGCCCAACTGGAGGGCATCCCGTTCGCCGAGAACATCCGCCGGCACGTGGCCGCCGTGGGCGGGCGGGTCGTCACCGGCGACGCGGACATCGTGCTCGCCGTGAACACCCCCTCGGCGGCGCCCGCCCAGCGGGCCGCCGACCTGGACGCCTTCGTCGGGCGGACCGGTGAGCTGCTGGCCGCCGGCACCCCGGTCATCGTCGTGGACCCGCTCATCGTCAACAAGGCCGACCACGACCTGGTGGCGCGGATGGAGAGCCGCCTCGATCTCGCGGCGCTGCTGTCGTACTCGGGGTGGAACACCGGCGGCAACGCCCTCGGCCTGGCGCTCGGGCACGGCACCGCGCGGTGGGCGTACCTGCGCTCCTCCGGCGGCGGGTCCGGTGTGCCGGAGCTGCGCGGGCCCGGCCAGGCGCACGCCGAGTACCTGCTCTACCGGTTCGTCAAGGACGACCCGTGGAAGAACATCGTGCAGGTCGAGGCGTACGCACACGCGCGGGCGCAGGGCTGGGACCCGCTCGCGCTCACGCCGGAGCAGAAGACCTACTTCGACGGCTGGGTGCGGGAGCGGCTGGTGCCGCTGACCGAGCGGTACTTCGCCGACCACTTCGCGGGGCACCGCATCGTGCTGGGCCGGCGGGGCGCGAAGACGTTCACGGCGACGCTGGCGCGGTTCGAGTCGGCGCGGGTCGAGCTGCCCTGGGACCGGCTCTTCGAGGTGATCCTGGAACCCCGGCTGCAGCTGTCCTGA
- a CDS encoding N-acetylmannosamine-6-phosphate 2-epimerase, which translates to MNVLDDLAGGLVVSCQPLPDDPEDPMRDPYVQARVAAAVVRGGAVAVRVNGPDDITAVRPVVDVPVIGLYKHGTEGVVITPTAAHALDVALAGADIVAVDATDRPRPDGRTFADTVRLIRERTDVLILADVATATEGVAAVEAGADAVATTLSGYTPASPPTDGPDLGLVARLAAQLSVPVIAEGRYRTTEQIGRAFDAGAHAVVMGNAVTSPLWITRRLVPATPRAASAPEKRE; encoded by the coding sequence GTGAACGTGCTCGACGACCTGGCCGGCGGCCTGGTGGTGTCCTGCCAACCGCTGCCCGACGACCCCGAGGACCCGATGCGCGACCCGTACGTGCAGGCCCGGGTGGCGGCCGCCGTGGTGCGCGGCGGCGCGGTGGCGGTCCGGGTCAACGGACCGGACGACATCACCGCGGTACGCCCCGTCGTCGACGTCCCGGTGATCGGGCTCTACAAGCACGGCACCGAGGGCGTCGTCATCACCCCGACCGCGGCGCACGCCCTCGACGTGGCGCTGGCCGGGGCGGACATCGTCGCGGTCGACGCCACCGACCGCCCCCGGCCGGACGGGCGCACCTTCGCCGACACGGTCCGCCTGATCCGCGAACGGACCGACGTGCTGATCCTCGCCGACGTCGCCACCGCGACCGAGGGCGTCGCCGCCGTCGAGGCCGGCGCGGACGCCGTCGCCACCACACTGTCCGGCTACACCCCGGCCAGCCCACCGACTGACGGGCCCGACCTCGGGCTCGTGGCGCGACTCGCCGCACAGCTGTCCGTGCCGGTGATCGCCGAAGGGCGGTACCGCACCACGGAACAGATCGGCCGGGCCTTCGACGCGGGTGCGCACGCGGTGGTGATGGGCAACGCCGTCACCTCACCGCTGTGGATCACCCGCCGGCTCGTGCCGGCCACCCCCCGCGCGGCGAGCGCACCGGAGAAGAGGGAGTGA
- a CDS encoding ABC transporter substrate-binding protein: MRAGKALRGVAVALAGALALTACGGGGESADSGPAKLRMTVWSANEAHLKLFNEIADEYRKSHPDVAEIKFDPLPFDNYTTTLTTQIAGGNAPDLAWVFENSAPDFVASGALAPLDDTLKKAEGYQYEDLSPATLKLWQNDGKLFAYPFSTSPFGVFVNTDMIKKAGQKTPAELIAAGQWTWDNALTTAAAAAAKSGKAGLVIRDFDYKGWDNLSTFWTGWGARAWSEDGKTCGFNSPEMVDAMTALHKATFTQKALPGPGTTADFFAGDSAMTVTQISRASLLKDGGFGWDLVPLPAGPKGNYAVVGQAGIGVMKKSPHAKQAADFLAFFTNPTNSAKLAQFFPPPRQSQLTAETLAKTNPKLKPEQLQKVVIDGITNGVVKPSHAGQAELSQQVRAGLDPLWQPNADVKAVLDGVCTKIQPLLAK, encoded by the coding sequence GTGAGAGCAGGAAAGGCCCTGCGCGGCGTCGCCGTGGCGCTGGCCGGCGCGCTCGCCCTGACCGCCTGCGGCGGCGGTGGCGAGTCGGCCGACAGCGGCCCGGCGAAGCTGCGGATGACCGTCTGGTCGGCCAACGAGGCGCACCTCAAGCTGTTCAACGAGATCGCCGACGAGTACCGCAAGAGCCACCCGGACGTCGCCGAGATCAAGTTCGACCCGCTGCCGTTCGACAACTACACCACCACCCTGACCACCCAGATCGCCGGCGGGAACGCGCCCGACCTCGCGTGGGTGTTCGAGAACTCGGCCCCCGACTTCGTCGCCTCGGGCGCGCTCGCGCCGCTGGACGACACCCTGAAGAAGGCCGAGGGCTACCAGTACGAGGACCTCTCCCCCGCCACGCTCAAGCTCTGGCAGAACGACGGGAAGCTGTTCGCGTACCCCTTCTCCACCTCGCCGTTCGGGGTGTTCGTCAACACCGACATGATCAAGAAGGCCGGGCAGAAGACCCCGGCCGAGCTGATCGCGGCCGGGCAGTGGACCTGGGACAACGCCCTGACCACCGCGGCCGCGGCGGCGGCGAAGTCCGGCAAGGCCGGCCTGGTCATCCGGGACTTCGACTACAAGGGCTGGGACAACCTGTCCACCTTCTGGACCGGGTGGGGCGCCCGGGCGTGGAGCGAGGACGGGAAGACCTGCGGCTTCAACAGCCCGGAGATGGTCGACGCGATGACCGCCCTGCACAAGGCCACCTTCACCCAGAAGGCGCTGCCCGGTCCGGGCACGACGGCCGACTTCTTCGCCGGTGACTCGGCCATGACGGTCACCCAGATCTCCCGCGCGTCGCTGCTGAAGGACGGCGGCTTCGGGTGGGACCTGGTGCCGCTGCCGGCCGGGCCGAAGGGGAACTACGCGGTGGTCGGCCAGGCCGGCATCGGGGTGATGAAGAAGAGCCCGCACGCCAAGCAGGCCGCTGACTTCCTGGCGTTCTTCACCAACCCCACGAACTCGGCGAAGCTCGCTCAGTTCTTCCCGCCGCCCCGGCAGTCCCAGCTGACCGCCGAGACGCTCGCCAAGACGAACCCGAAGCTCAAGCCGGAGCAGCTGCAGAAGGTCGTCATCGACGGCATCACCAACGGCGTGGTCAAGCCCAGCCACGCCGGCCAGGCCGAGCTGAGCCAGCAGGTCCGCGCCGGCCTGGACCCGCTGTGGCAGCCGAACGCGGACGTCAAGGCCGTCCTCGACGGCGTCTGCACCAAGATCCAGCCGCTGCTGGCGAAGTAG
- a CDS encoding ion transporter, whose product MPEQRDAPPAEGSGLAERCRLIADSRAFDVVIVVVIMLNGVVLGFETYRDLGSAHPAVRWLEWCFRLVFVVEIAIRVLAFGRRPQDFFRHGWNVFDFLVIASIFIPGLHGDSAVLRFLRVARVLRLVRFSPGLRTIVAALWRSLPGVAGFLALAAVTLYVYGMAGWLIFGERYPEQYGDIGRSLLTLFVLLSLETLPDLLQQGMAVSPWTLVYYVSYVLITVNLLLNILIAVIVNSMEEARRLEMTERLAPDYDEDGDGIPDELDRIALTQRLDDLRAVIGELERELRIDREDGQHRPRPHRERAG is encoded by the coding sequence GTGCCGGAGCAACGAGACGCACCCCCGGCGGAAGGATCCGGTCTGGCGGAACGCTGCCGCCTGATCGCCGACTCGCGTGCCTTCGACGTCGTGATCGTCGTGGTCATCATGCTCAACGGGGTCGTGCTGGGCTTCGAGACCTACCGCGACCTCGGGTCGGCGCATCCGGCGGTGCGGTGGCTCGAGTGGTGCTTCCGGCTCGTCTTCGTCGTCGAGATCGCGATCCGGGTGCTGGCCTTCGGTCGCCGGCCGCAGGACTTCTTCCGGCACGGCTGGAACGTCTTCGACTTCCTGGTCATCGCCAGCATCTTCATTCCCGGCCTGCACGGCGACTCGGCGGTGCTGCGGTTCCTGCGGGTCGCAAGGGTGCTGCGGCTGGTGCGGTTCTCGCCCGGGCTGCGCACCATCGTGGCGGCGCTGTGGCGGAGCCTCCCCGGTGTCGCGGGCTTCCTCGCCCTGGCCGCGGTCACCCTCTACGTGTACGGCATGGCCGGCTGGCTGATCTTCGGGGAGCGGTACCCGGAGCAGTACGGCGACATCGGCCGCTCGCTGCTGACCCTGTTCGTGCTGCTGTCGCTGGAGACGCTGCCGGATCTGCTCCAGCAGGGCATGGCGGTGTCGCCGTGGACCCTCGTCTACTACGTCAGCTACGTCCTGATCACGGTGAACCTGCTGCTCAACATCCTGATCGCGGTCATCGTCAACTCCATGGAGGAGGCCCGCCGGCTGGAGATGACCGAACGGCTGGCGCCGGACTACGACGAGGACGGCGACGGGATCCCCGACGAGCTCGACCGGATCGCGCTCACCCAACGGCTGGACGACCTGCGCGCCGTCATCGGCGAGCTCGAACGGGAGCTGCGGATCGACCGCGAGGACGGGCAGCACCGACCGCGCCCGCACCGCGAGCGGGCGGGCTGA
- a CDS encoding LacI family DNA-binding transcriptional regulator — MTAPPRRVTQRDIARMAGVSQATVSLVLNNRTDAEVRIAPETRDRVLRVIAETGYAADPVARRLASRFNRIIGVFTYEPAFPSGSRDFFHPFLLGIEEYAERVGCDLLLFTSAPVVDGRRRIFHQDNRLRLADGCILLGREIDGAELQRLNADGYPYVAVGRRDDAGGPVPYVGADYAKAVARLVEAALRHGHRRLTYVSMGTTAESSEDRFRGFRSAATTAESAGQLSAPAGDADTTVDTLMAGGTSAVFVEDFATAVALEAAARRRGLTVPGDLSIVTLGDPTVPVPTDIVFTGFRIPREEMGRQSVEVLTGVIDGSAGGLQQRLLPCQLVEGSTLGTPDPAVDRR, encoded by the coding sequence GTGACCGCTCCCCCCCGACGTGTCACCCAACGTGACATCGCGCGGATGGCCGGTGTCAGTCAGGCGACCGTGTCGCTGGTGCTCAACAACCGGACCGACGCCGAGGTGCGCATCGCCCCGGAGACCCGGGACCGGGTGTTGCGCGTCATCGCCGAGACCGGGTACGCCGCCGACCCCGTAGCCCGCCGCCTCGCCTCGCGGTTCAACCGGATCATCGGCGTCTTCACGTACGAGCCCGCGTTCCCCAGCGGCAGCCGGGACTTCTTCCACCCCTTCCTGCTCGGCATCGAGGAGTACGCCGAGCGGGTCGGCTGCGACCTGCTCCTGTTCACCAGCGCACCGGTCGTGGACGGCCGGCGGCGCATCTTCCACCAGGACAACCGGCTGCGGCTGGCCGACGGGTGCATCCTGCTCGGGCGCGAGATCGACGGCGCGGAGCTGCAGCGGCTCAACGCTGACGGATACCCGTACGTCGCCGTCGGGCGCCGCGACGACGCCGGCGGCCCGGTCCCCTACGTCGGCGCCGACTACGCCAAGGCGGTGGCCCGGCTCGTCGAGGCCGCGCTGCGGCACGGACACCGGCGCCTGACCTACGTGAGCATGGGCACCACCGCGGAATCCTCCGAGGACCGGTTCCGCGGGTTCCGCTCCGCCGCGACCACCGCGGAGAGCGCCGGGCAGCTGTCGGCGCCGGCCGGGGATGCCGACACGACCGTCGACACCCTGATGGCCGGCGGGACCAGCGCCGTCTTCGTCGAGGACTTCGCCACGGCGGTGGCACTGGAGGCCGCTGCCCGCCGCCGCGGCCTCACCGTGCCCGGCGACCTGTCGATCGTGACCCTCGGCGACCCGACCGTCCCCGTCCCCACCGACATCGTGTTCACCGGGTTCCGCATCCCCCGCGAGGAGATGGGCCGGCAGTCGGTCGAGGTGCTCACCGGCGTCATCGACGGCAGCGCCGGCGGCCTCCAGCAGCGACTTCTCCCCTGCCAACTCGTCGAGGGCAGCACCCTCGGCACCCCTGATCCGGCGGTCGACCGCCGCTGA
- a CDS encoding carbohydrate ABC transporter permease, whose amino-acid sequence MTQTDTRVGPAAAGPAPGPARPFWTTRRRDHLAGYLFIAPQLLGSAVFVILPLILVVWYSLHEWNVLAGTFEFVGTDNYQALVDDPNLGAVLRATGLFSVGLVVFNLGLALLLAVLLNQRLRGTILFRTLFFSPVVVSLVAWTIVWGFLLQDNGGLNSLLDTVGIDGPNWLRGEGTAMVSVIVVQVFKNVGLNMVLFLAALQGVPAELYEAAQVDGASRMRQFWRITVPLISPTILLTSIITVVGSLQVFAQIAVLTQGGPGASTTVLVYYLYQQAFQFHHFGYGATLSIVLFAIVLALTVLQWQMRKRWVFHES is encoded by the coding sequence ATGACCCAGACGGACACCAGGGTGGGCCCGGCGGCTGCCGGGCCCGCCCCGGGCCCGGCCCGGCCGTTCTGGACCACCCGCCGCCGGGACCACCTTGCCGGTTACCTGTTCATCGCCCCGCAGCTGCTCGGCAGCGCCGTCTTCGTGATCCTGCCGCTGATCCTCGTCGTCTGGTACAGCCTGCACGAGTGGAACGTGCTCGCCGGGACGTTCGAGTTCGTCGGCACCGACAACTACCAGGCGCTCGTCGACGACCCCAACCTCGGCGCGGTGCTGCGCGCCACCGGGCTGTTCTCGGTCGGCCTCGTGGTGTTCAACCTCGGCCTGGCGTTGCTGCTGGCCGTCCTGCTCAACCAGAGGCTGCGCGGCACCATCCTGTTCCGCACGCTGTTCTTCTCCCCCGTCGTGGTCTCGCTGGTGGCCTGGACCATCGTGTGGGGCTTCCTGCTGCAGGACAACGGCGGGCTGAACAGCCTGCTCGACACCGTCGGGATCGACGGGCCGAACTGGCTGCGCGGCGAGGGCACCGCGATGGTGTCGGTCATCGTCGTGCAGGTGTTCAAGAACGTCGGCCTGAACATGGTGCTGTTCCTGGCCGCCCTGCAGGGTGTGCCGGCCGAGCTGTACGAGGCCGCGCAGGTGGACGGGGCGAGCCGGATGCGCCAGTTCTGGCGGATCACGGTGCCGCTCATCAGCCCGACGATCCTGCTCACCTCGATCATCACCGTGGTCGGGTCGCTGCAGGTCTTCGCACAGATCGCGGTGCTCACCCAGGGCGGGCCGGGCGCGTCGACGACCGTGCTCGTCTACTACCTGTACCAGCAGGCCTTCCAGTTCCATCACTTCGGCTACGGCGCCACGCTGTCGATCGTCCTGTTCGCCATCGTGCTCGCGCTCACCGTGCTGCAGTGGCAGATGCGCAAGAGGTGGGTCTTCCATGAGTCGTGA
- a CDS encoding ROK family protein: protein MTTPVVGIDIGGTKTAAALVDRGGQVRERREVPTPARSGPEAVLDAAARLAADLLGATTGPVGVGTAGAVDPTTGGIRYATDSLPGWTGTPVADALAARLGRPVRVTNDVNAAALGECWAGAGRDRAHVLLVAVGTGLGGAIVRHGRVEAGARGAAGEVGHLPAPGADRLRCGCGRYGHLEAIASGSGLAAAYAIETGTRVTGRTVAERAAAGDAAARRVVDRAGAALGAALAGLVTLLDPDAVLVAGGAGGALLPAASAAYAAELPAGWAGVPLLPATLGADAVVVGAARLALDRPDIERTTA, encoded by the coding sequence ATGACGACACCGGTCGTCGGCATCGACATCGGCGGCACCAAGACGGCCGCCGCGCTGGTCGACCGGGGCGGGCAGGTGCGGGAGCGCCGGGAGGTCCCCACGCCCGCCCGGTCCGGCCCGGAGGCCGTGCTGGACGCCGCCGCCCGGCTGGCCGCCGACCTGCTCGGCGCGACCACCGGGCCGGTGGGCGTGGGCACCGCCGGCGCGGTCGATCCCACGACCGGCGGCATCCGGTACGCCACCGACAGCCTGCCCGGCTGGACCGGCACCCCGGTCGCCGACGCGCTGGCCGCCCGGCTGGGCCGACCCGTACGCGTCACCAACGACGTGAACGCCGCCGCGCTCGGCGAATGCTGGGCCGGCGCCGGACGGGACCGCGCCCATGTGCTGCTGGTGGCCGTCGGCACCGGGCTGGGCGGGGCAATCGTCCGGCACGGCCGCGTCGAGGCCGGTGCCCGCGGCGCCGCCGGCGAGGTCGGGCACCTGCCGGCCCCGGGCGCCGACCGGCTGCGGTGCGGATGCGGCCGGTACGGGCACCTGGAGGCGATCGCCTCGGGCAGCGGGCTGGCCGCCGCGTACGCCATCGAGACCGGAACCCGAGTCACCGGCCGGACCGTCGCCGAGCGGGCGGCGGCCGGCGACGCTGCCGCCCGGCGGGTCGTGGACCGCGCCGGCGCCGCCCTCGGCGCGGCCCTGGCGGGGTTGGTGACGCTGCTCGACCCGGACGCCGTCCTCGTGGCGGGCGGGGCGGGCGGCGCGCTGCTGCCCGCCGCGTCGGCCGCCTACGCCGCCGAGCTGCCCGCGGGCTGGGCCGGCGTCCCGCTGCTGCCCGCCACGCTGGGCGCCGACGCCGTCGTGGTCGGCGCGGCCCGCCTGGCCCTGGACCGACCCGACATCGAGAGGACCACCGCGTGA
- a CDS encoding FAD-dependent oxidoreductase — translation MRADVLVVGGGLGGVAAALAAARTGRSVILTEEFDWLGGQLTSQAVPPDEHSWIEQFGATASYRALRDGIRDYYRRHFPLTERSRAWADLNPGAGWVSRLCHEPRVAVAVIEQMLAPYRGSGRLRVLQPYRPVAAETDGDRVTGVTLAHRDRDERIDVVAPYVLDATETGELLPLTGTEYVTGFESREETGEPSAPAEAQPMNMQAVSVCFAIDHVDGDHTIDRPAGYDFWRDYKPDFWGDRLLSWKSPHPRTLEIVERSFTPNPDDDPLSVNADQRVNPGDGNLWTFRRIAARRNFTDGAYGSDITLVNWPMIDYFEGPVIDVPNASWHLAKARELSYSVLYWLQTEAPRPDGGTGFPGLRLRGDVTGSADGLAQAPYIRESRRIRAEYTVVEQDLSLAVRGEHGAVDYPDAVGVGMYRIDLHPSTGGDNYIDVGSCPFEIPLGALIPQRMENLLPAGKNIGTTHVTNGSYRLHPVEWNVGEVAGLLADFCLARGESLRAVRNTPGLLADFQDRLTAAGVEQRWPRIAGY, via the coding sequence ATGCGTGCGGACGTCCTCGTCGTCGGGGGCGGACTGGGCGGTGTCGCCGCGGCGCTCGCCGCGGCCCGGACCGGCCGGTCCGTCATCCTGACCGAGGAGTTCGACTGGCTCGGCGGGCAGCTCACCAGCCAGGCCGTCCCGCCGGACGAGCACTCCTGGATCGAGCAGTTCGGCGCCACCGCCAGCTACCGGGCGCTGCGCGACGGCATCCGTGACTACTACCGTCGTCACTTCCCGCTGACCGAACGGTCCCGGGCCTGGGCCGACCTCAACCCCGGTGCGGGCTGGGTGAGCCGGCTCTGCCACGAGCCGCGCGTGGCCGTCGCCGTCATCGAACAGATGCTCGCCCCGTACCGGGGCTCGGGCCGGCTGCGGGTGCTGCAGCCGTACCGGCCGGTCGCCGCGGAGACCGACGGCGACCGGGTGACCGGCGTGACGCTGGCCCACCGCGACCGGGACGAGCGCATCGACGTGGTCGCGCCGTACGTCCTGGACGCCACCGAGACCGGCGAGCTGCTGCCGCTGACCGGCACCGAGTACGTCACCGGGTTCGAGTCGCGGGAGGAGACCGGTGAGCCGAGCGCCCCGGCCGAGGCCCAGCCGATGAACATGCAGGCGGTGTCCGTCTGCTTCGCCATCGACCACGTCGACGGCGACCACACCATCGACCGGCCCGCCGGCTACGACTTCTGGCGCGACTACAAGCCCGACTTCTGGGGCGACCGGCTGCTGTCCTGGAAGTCGCCGCACCCGCGCACCCTGGAGATTGTCGAGCGCAGCTTCACCCCCAACCCGGACGACGACCCGTTGAGCGTCAACGCCGACCAGCGCGTCAACCCCGGTGACGGCAACCTGTGGACGTTCCGGCGGATCGCCGCGCGGCGCAACTTCACCGACGGCGCTTACGGCAGCGACATCACGCTGGTGAACTGGCCGATGATCGACTACTTCGAGGGCCCGGTCATCGACGTGCCGAACGCGTCGTGGCACCTGGCCAAGGCCCGCGAGCTGTCGTACTCGGTGCTCTACTGGCTGCAGACCGAGGCGCCCCGCCCCGACGGCGGCACCGGCTTCCCCGGCCTGCGGCTGCGCGGCGACGTGACCGGCAGCGCCGACGGCCTGGCCCAGGCCCCGTACATCCGCGAGTCCCGCCGGATCCGGGCCGAGTACACCGTCGTCGAGCAGGACCTGTCCCTGGCGGTCCGGGGCGAGCACGGCGCGGTCGACTACCCGGACGCGGTGGGCGTGGGCATGTACCGGATCGACCTGCACCCGTCGACCGGCGGCGACAACTACATCGACGTCGGCTCCTGCCCGTTCGAGATCCCGCTCGGCGCGCTGATCCCGCAGCGGATGGAGAACCTGCTGCCGGCCGGCAAGAACATCGGCACCACCCACGTCACCAACGGCAGCTACCGGCTGCACCCGGTCGAGTGGAACGTCGGCGAGGTCGCCGGCCTGCTCGCCGACTTCTGTCTGGCGCGGGGCGAGTCCCTGCGTGCGGTCCGCAACACCCCCGGTCTGCTGGCCGACTTCCAGGACCGCCTCACCGCGGCCGGCGTGGAACAGCGCTGGCCGCGGATCGCGGGCTACTGA
- a CDS encoding DUF1330 domain-containing protein yields the protein MPKAYWITTYRSISDDKKVAAYAELAGPALRAAGGTFLARGLPAYAFESGVLERTTLIEFDSVDAAVAAHETSAYQEALRALGDGADRDLRIVEATP from the coding sequence GTGCCCAAGGCATACTGGATCACCACCTACCGGTCCATCAGCGACGACAAGAAGGTCGCCGCATACGCGGAGCTGGCGGGGCCGGCACTGCGGGCCGCCGGCGGCACCTTCCTGGCGCGCGGCCTGCCGGCGTACGCGTTCGAGTCCGGCGTGCTGGAGCGGACGACGCTCATCGAGTTCGACAGCGTCGACGCCGCGGTCGCCGCCCACGAGACCTCCGCCTACCAGGAGGCGCTGCGGGCGCTCGGTGACGGCGCCGACCGCGACCTGCGCATCGTCGAAGCGACACCCTGA